Genomic DNA from Candidozyma auris chromosome 1, complete sequence:
CCATTCGGATCATTATGGTGGTATCTCGAAGCGCTGGCCGAGAGAGAGAACTCTCACGTCCAAAATCATCTTCTGTTCAACTATCACTGGAAAACTTTTGACCATAAGGTTCAAAATTGATCCTGCTTTTATTTTCCTGATGGAACCCGACGTGAGGTACAGATTCAAATCCTTCACTGATCCTGAGGAACAAGCACATGCGTCCCCTCTGAGGGACCCTGGGGTATATGTGACACCTATCGACGCCAATCATTGTCCTGGAGCTGTCATATTTCTCTTTGAATCTATTTCCGTCAAAGGCGAATCGACATACAAGTTGCACTGCGGTGACTTCAGAATCTGCCCGAAAATGGTATTCCACCCTGCGCTCCGACCGTTTCAAATAGAGCTGAAAAATCCGTTGAAACTAGAGAAAGTATATCTAGACACCACCTACATGTCTCCAAAGTATAACTTTCCTAAGCAAGAGCTCGTTTGCAGCAAGGTGGCATCCATGTTCTCAGATCTCATCTCCGACGACAAGCTATACGCTGAGTGGTTTGGAACCCAATCGCAATCTAGAATCACAGATTTCTTGTTTAGGGGTAgcgtcaagaagaaaaagaagtttcTTATCATGGTGGGCACTTATCTAATAGGTAAAGAAAAGCTTGCCATTGCTATTCTGAAACAATTAGGCAAGTGTCCGATCTATATATCCAACATAAACAGTCGCGGCGACAAGAAGGATATCATTAATGCCTATGAGGACGAGTACCTTAACGAGGTTATCACCGACGACGATTTGGGCAGCCATCCGAATGCTGTGATTCACCTTGTACCAATGAAGATTGTGGGTCAGGCTCAAGAAATGGCGAATTACTTCAATCACAACGAGTATTTTAAGCACTTCGAAAGGTGTGTAGGGCTCCGTCCCACTGGTTGGACATTTGAGAACAACGTCACTGACGAAAATTTCGTTGACACTGAGGACGAAGTGCCCATGGTGGAGGCACAGGGGGTGTCCTTAGTCTCTACGGTGAGtgtgctttcttcaaaccCAGAATACTCATACAAGCACGATATTCTTCGACAAAACCCGCATGACAAAGTTGATAATAAGAATCGCAAAATTGACAAGTCAACTTGCAAAATCTACTCCTTGCCTTACAGTGAGCACCTGTCCTTTAGAGAGCTTTCATACTTTGTGGTGTTCTTCAACATAGGCGAGGTAATCCCTACCGTCAATTGCGAGAATGAGTGGACCCTAGCAAGAATGCTACGAATTATTCGTCAATGGGAGAA
This window encodes:
- a CDS encoding DNA cross-link repair protein PSO2, giving the protein MGRKQKQSSIFEFSFQQERYQGDVDLTQEPEPADFAPSSRTMEAIPCPVCATSMASWEMNVRVQHVEECLTITAIGEDSSVKNGVVDEIKKEEASVPSMRWSQNGGDKKPERPALERDTSSAKKRKVILSAVQKDRLKYVNSREEVPKRQKSRSDNVADEEPPTELLPSSRTTPIPELKILTFQPRPGEAYQISVDAFHYKPHESITQYFLSHFHSDHYGGISKRWPRERTLTSKIIFCSTITGKLLTIRFKIDPAFIFSMEPDVRYRFKSFTDPEEQAHASPSRDPGVYVTPIDANHCPGAVIFLFESISVKGESTYKLHCGDFRICPKMVFHPALRPFQIESKNPLKLEKVYLDTTYMSPKYNFPKQELVCSKVASMFSDLISDDKLYAEWFGTQSQSRITDFLFRGSVKKKKKFLIMVGTYLIGKEKLAIAISKQLGKCPIYISNINSRGDKKDIINAYEDEYLNEVITDDDLGSHPNAVIHLVPMKIVGQAQEMANYFNHNEYFKHFERCVGLRPTGWTFENNVTDENFVDTEDEVPMVEAQGVSLVSTVSVLSSNPEYSYKHDILRQNPHDKVDNKNRKIDKSTCKIYSLPYSEHSSFRELSYFVVFFNIGEVIPTVNCENEWTLARMLRIIRQWEKIRGFKMSDRPIYELPPGMVAAAKRLSLSQL